The proteins below are encoded in one region of Oncorhynchus tshawytscha isolate Ot180627B linkage group LG04, Otsh_v2.0, whole genome shotgun sequence:
- the LOC112249081 gene encoding alanine aminotransferase 2 isoform X2, with protein sequence MGQKPITFLRQVVALCSFPELLDSSSFPEDAKQRARRILQGCGGQSLGSYSASQGVDCIRQDIAVYIEQRDKGVPADWDNIYLTTGASDGIVSILKMLVSGQGRSRSGVMIPIPQYPLYSAAISEMEAVQINYYLDEDNCWALDINELHRAYQAAKEHCHPRVICIINPGNPTGQVQSRKCIEEVLHFAYEENLFVMSDEVYQDNVYSPDCQFHSFKKVLYEMGPEYFNTVELASFHSTSKGYSGECGFRGGYMEVLNLDLEVKAQLVKLLSVRLCPPVSGQAAMDVIVNPPLPHEPSYLQFHKEKRAVLGALAEKAQMTEQILNTVPGIKCNPVQGAMYAFPRIFIPPRAVEEAMSLGISPDMMYCLRLLEETGICLVPGSGFGQREGTYHFRMTILPTTEKLKVLLEKLRDFHIKFLKEYASLEEPKR encoded by the exons ATGGGGCAGAAGCCAATCACTTTTCTCCGTCAG GTGGTGGCTCTCTGCTCATTCCCAGAGCTGTTGGACAGCTCTAGTTTCCCGGAGGATGCCAAACAACGTGCCCGTCGCATTCTACAGGGCTGTGGGGGACAGAGCTTGG GGTCGTACAGTGCCAGCCAGGGAGTGGACTGTATTCGGCAGGACATTGCTGTCTACATCGAGCAACGGGATAAGGGTGTGCCTGCCGACTGGGACAATATTTACCTCACCACCGGAGCTAGTGATGGCATCGTG AGCATCTTGAAGATGCTGGTGTCGGGCCAGGGCCGGTCCAGGAGTGGTGTGATGATCCCCATCCCTCAGTACCCCCTGTACTCTGCAGCCATCTCTGAGATGGAGGCCGTTCAGATCAACTACTACCTGGACGAGGACAACTGCTGGGCCCTGGATATCAACGAGCTCCACAGAGCCTACCAGGCTGCCAAGGAGCACTGTCACCCCAGAGTCATCTGCATCATCAATCCAGGCAACCCTACCG GTCAAGTGCAGAGTAGGAAGTGCATCGAGGAAGTCCTCCACTTTGCCTACGAGGAGAATCTGTTTGTTATGTCCGATGAG gtgtatCAGGACAACGTGTACTCCCCAGACTGTCAGTTCCACTCCTTTAAGAAGGTGCTCTATGAGATGGGCCCTGAGTACTTCAACACTGTCGAGCTGGCCTCATTTCACTCCACCTCCAAAGGCTACTCAGGAGA GTGTGGGTTTAGAGGGGGATATATGGAGGTTCTCAACCTCGACCTGGAGGTCAAGGCCCAGCTGGTGAAGCTGCTTTCTGTTCGACTGTGTCCCCCTGTCTCTGGACAGGCTGCCATGGATGTCATCGTCAACCCTCCTCTGCCACACGAACCCTCTTATCTCCAGTTCCACAAG GAGAAGAGGGCTGTGCTTGGAGCTCTGGCTGAGAAGGCCCAGATGACTGAGCAGATCCTCAACACGGTGCCTGGGATCAAATGTAACCCTGTGCAGGGAGCCATGTACGCCTTCCCACGCATCTTCATCCCCCCACGAGCTGTGGAGGAAGCCATG TCCCTGGGAATATCTCCTGACATGATGTACTGTCTGAGACTGCTTGAGGAGACTGGCATCTGCCTCGTTCCAGGCAGTGGCTTCGGCCAGAGGGAAGGGACGTATCACTTCAG
- the LOC112249081 gene encoding alanine aminotransferase 2 isoform X1, giving the protein MHRLQHLANRSLIARVFNQYPALVRTKARETSCLVQSIRLKTQGPVEQYGQKRFSTAEATVVLRENGKMREKSLTMDTLNPQVKAVEYAVRGPIVTKAGDIERGLQQGQKHPFTEVIKANIGDSHAMGQKPITFLRQVVALCSFPELLDSSSFPEDAKQRARRILQGCGGQSLGSYSASQGVDCIRQDIAVYIEQRDKGVPADWDNIYLTTGASDGIVSILKMLVSGQGRSRSGVMIPIPQYPLYSAAISEMEAVQINYYLDEDNCWALDINELHRAYQAAKEHCHPRVICIINPGNPTGQVQSRKCIEEVLHFAYEENLFVMSDEVYQDNVYSPDCQFHSFKKVLYEMGPEYFNTVELASFHSTSKGYSGECGFRGGYMEVLNLDLEVKAQLVKLLSVRLCPPVSGQAAMDVIVNPPLPHEPSYLQFHKEKRAVLGALAEKAQMTEQILNTVPGIKCNPVQGAMYAFPRIFIPPRAVEEAMSLGISPDMMYCLRLLEETGICLVPGSGFGQREGTYHFRMTILPTTEKLKVLLEKLRDFHIKFLKEYASLEEPKR; this is encoded by the exons ATGCATCGACTTCAGCACTTGGCGAATAGATCATTGATTGCACGTGTTTTTAACCAGTATCCAGCCCTTGTGCGGACAAAGGCTCGGGAAACCTCATGTTTAGTGCAGTCCATACGACTCAAAACACAAGGACCCGTTGAACAGTATGGACAGAAGAGATTCAGTACAGCGGAGGCAACCGTGGTTTTAAGAGAGAATGGCAAGATGCGAGAAAAGAGTCTGACCATGGACACCCTCAATCCGCAAGTGAAAGCGGTGGAGTACGCTGTGAGAGGACCCATTGTCACAAAGGCTGGTGACATCGAGAGAGGCTTGCAACAG ggTCAGAAACACCCCTTCACTGAGGTCATCAAAGCCAACATTGGAGATTCACATGCCATGGGGCAGAAGCCAATCACTTTTCTCCGTCAG GTGGTGGCTCTCTGCTCATTCCCAGAGCTGTTGGACAGCTCTAGTTTCCCGGAGGATGCCAAACAACGTGCCCGTCGCATTCTACAGGGCTGTGGGGGACAGAGCTTGG GGTCGTACAGTGCCAGCCAGGGAGTGGACTGTATTCGGCAGGACATTGCTGTCTACATCGAGCAACGGGATAAGGGTGTGCCTGCCGACTGGGACAATATTTACCTCACCACCGGAGCTAGTGATGGCATCGTG AGCATCTTGAAGATGCTGGTGTCGGGCCAGGGCCGGTCCAGGAGTGGTGTGATGATCCCCATCCCTCAGTACCCCCTGTACTCTGCAGCCATCTCTGAGATGGAGGCCGTTCAGATCAACTACTACCTGGACGAGGACAACTGCTGGGCCCTGGATATCAACGAGCTCCACAGAGCCTACCAGGCTGCCAAGGAGCACTGTCACCCCAGAGTCATCTGCATCATCAATCCAGGCAACCCTACCG GTCAAGTGCAGAGTAGGAAGTGCATCGAGGAAGTCCTCCACTTTGCCTACGAGGAGAATCTGTTTGTTATGTCCGATGAG gtgtatCAGGACAACGTGTACTCCCCAGACTGTCAGTTCCACTCCTTTAAGAAGGTGCTCTATGAGATGGGCCCTGAGTACTTCAACACTGTCGAGCTGGCCTCATTTCACTCCACCTCCAAAGGCTACTCAGGAGA GTGTGGGTTTAGAGGGGGATATATGGAGGTTCTCAACCTCGACCTGGAGGTCAAGGCCCAGCTGGTGAAGCTGCTTTCTGTTCGACTGTGTCCCCCTGTCTCTGGACAGGCTGCCATGGATGTCATCGTCAACCCTCCTCTGCCACACGAACCCTCTTATCTCCAGTTCCACAAG GAGAAGAGGGCTGTGCTTGGAGCTCTGGCTGAGAAGGCCCAGATGACTGAGCAGATCCTCAACACGGTGCCTGGGATCAAATGTAACCCTGTGCAGGGAGCCATGTACGCCTTCCCACGCATCTTCATCCCCCCACGAGCTGTGGAGGAAGCCATG TCCCTGGGAATATCTCCTGACATGATGTACTGTCTGAGACTGCTTGAGGAGACTGGCATCTGCCTCGTTCCAGGCAGTGGCTTCGGCCAGAGGGAAGGGACGTATCACTTCAG
- the LOC112249080 gene encoding UPF0547 protein C16orf87 homolog, translating into MYCRNKFYGVEVGFFQRNHRIRKQNMSVNKAKKVKMATKSCPECDQQIPVACKSCPCGYVFISRKLLNAKLNERSPPAIDKLDAKRRRTERIRREKINSPSTNDMENRRRCRSNSQSDQIRRGRGRPKTVGLKKQEEEKEKFEKEVDIYANLSDEKAFVFSVALAEINRKILGQRLIL; encoded by the exons ATGTATTGCAGAAATAAGTTTTACGGCGTTGAAGTAGGCTTTTTTCAAAGAAATCATCGGATAAGGAAACAGAATATGTCGGTAAACAAAGCTAAGAAAGTAAAAATGGCTACCAAATCATGCCCTGAGTGCGACCAACAG ATTCCAGTTGCTTGCAAGTCTTGTCCCTGTGGCTATGTATTCATTAGTCGCAAGCTTCTAAATGCCAAACTGAATGAGAGATCACCACCAGCAATAG ACAAGTTGGATGCAAAGAGGAGGAGAACTGAAAGAATTCGCAGAGAGAAGATCAACTCTCCGTCAACCAATGACATGGAGAACAGAAGGCGATGCCGCTCCAACAGCCAATCGGATCAGATCCGGAGAGGGCGGGGCAGGCCAAAGACAGTTGGGCTGaagaagcaggaggaggagaaag aaaaATTTGAGAAAGAAGTTGATATCTATGCCAACCTCTCAGATGAGAAAGCATTTGTGTTTTCGGTGGCATTGGCCGAGATCAACCGAAAGATCCTGGGCCAAAGACTGATCTTATAG